The window AGTCGCTCGAGGGCCTCGAGGTCTTCGACGAACATCGAGACCCCAACGACGGTGGTCTTGCCCTGACGGCGGCGGGGGCGGTCGGGGGTGGTCGGGTAGGCCGTGATCAAGGGGTTGCTCCTGTTGTGGCTGCGCTGGCGGTCGGCGGGATGCAAGGGGGCTCTCTCCCCCTCAATTCGATTCTTAGCGACTCACAGCCTTTCGAACAGCCCCAGGAGCGGGAATCCGAGAAAATCGAGAAAATTGCCAGCTACAGCGACAAGGATGTGATCCACCCCTATGTGCGGGAAACCGCCATAGTCGAAGGGCGATGCGCTGCACGGAAAGGCGGCTGTCCGCGCTAAGTAGGCGGCATGCGAGCGGAATCACCGCCGAAGTCGTCCCGCGGACCAGGTGTCCAACTTGCGAATCTGGGTGCCGAAGATGGGAAAGCGGCCGGGCCGGAGCTGTCGAACAGGGGGTTTCGT of the Paludisphaera rhizosphaerae genome contains:
- a CDS encoding ribbon-helix-helix domain-containing protein is translated as MHPADRQRSHNRSNPLITAYPTTPDRPRRRQGKTTVVGVSMFVEDLEALERLMASYPSRPSISQAVRDAIRTVDAQQAAAAS